A single region of the Oceanispirochaeta sp. genome encodes:
- a CDS encoding LCP family protein, whose protein sequence is MKHKVLITLISTLILFSFVLTIFIQNRRWTGKIVNYENQMLLNQEELAELRNIQELLKQNSIQVRMYMNLPVLSFDAENENESEIPESGTFELAAYDAVSYLQEHNSKQEQLRVCSSLLGDGDFISQLNQLGLKYRKTSGLKGFLEKGKDPYFILEYSADEKRFFIQSQLGNSEIRNTLTSRETIAFLQIESGKMDVLYDHVERLNNELLQIYRDRELREELGEFNISLADSVFSGRNRSVPVLRIDNSELLRITTDTEESLFTMGNLKFKDIESLKQGLLDYISHNDIRTAFQRTDDLVEQEIKDLLADPAFKQRLADLGFHPVLQPREDNDYIYYDFVDDQSLRRGALALQKEFGEIYLMDGDDIPVRSLKTFTGSHELTFNYQLEEMNSENIAADTFVPSQGSETFLLIGSHEHNADTMILLHCDSENSQIKMLSIPRDLYFNGRKINSIYRQYGPQRLTSELSDLTGLSITKYIAIDMYAFIDVVNILGGIDVSLDEALVDPTYKVMENGRWSTLYYSAGTHHLDGIAALRIARSRHTSSDFERAVRQQKVIAALKDIAGNMSITDMNTIYDLIRTTGKYVQSNLSSADMVKYFLSYKDYKITGQHVMNTDNILYASYTNLFRLTAEEQATALEDASFYKGGWIVLPKENDWSIIKAYIRSVLTSS, encoded by the coding sequence ATGAAACATAAAGTACTAATCACCTTGATCTCGACTCTGATACTCTTCTCATTTGTGTTAACAATCTTCATTCAGAACAGAAGATGGACCGGGAAAATTGTCAATTATGAGAATCAGATGCTTCTGAATCAGGAGGAGTTGGCGGAGTTGAGGAATATTCAGGAATTACTGAAGCAAAACTCTATTCAAGTCAGAATGTATATGAATCTTCCGGTTCTCTCTTTTGATGCAGAAAATGAAAACGAATCAGAAATTCCTGAATCCGGTACTTTTGAGCTGGCAGCCTATGATGCGGTCTCTTATTTACAGGAGCATAACAGCAAACAGGAACAGTTGAGAGTCTGCAGTTCTTTGCTGGGTGATGGGGATTTTATTTCACAATTGAATCAACTGGGGCTGAAATACAGAAAAACAAGCGGACTTAAGGGATTTCTGGAGAAAGGAAAGGACCCTTATTTTATCCTTGAGTATAGTGCAGATGAAAAAAGATTTTTCATACAGTCACAACTGGGAAATTCCGAAATCAGGAATACTTTGACATCCCGGGAGACAATTGCTTTTCTGCAGATTGAAAGCGGAAAAATGGATGTTCTTTATGATCATGTTGAAAGGCTGAATAATGAATTACTTCAAATCTATAGGGATCGGGAACTGAGAGAAGAACTGGGGGAGTTCAATATAAGCCTGGCCGACAGTGTTTTCTCAGGGAGAAACCGCAGTGTTCCTGTCTTAAGAATTGACAATTCCGAGCTCTTAAGGATTACAACGGATACGGAAGAGAGTCTTTTTACCATGGGGAACCTCAAGTTTAAGGATATTGAATCCCTGAAACAAGGTCTCCTGGATTACATCAGCCATAATGATATAAGAACGGCTTTTCAGCGTACCGATGATCTGGTGGAGCAGGAGATCAAAGATCTCCTTGCGGATCCAGCATTCAAACAAAGGCTGGCGGACCTCGGTTTTCATCCTGTCCTCCAGCCCCGGGAAGACAATGACTATATCTATTACGATTTTGTGGATGATCAATCCCTTCGTCGGGGAGCATTGGCTCTGCAGAAGGAATTCGGTGAAATATATCTGATGGATGGAGATGATATTCCTGTCCGGTCTTTGAAGACCTTCACAGGGAGTCATGAGCTGACATTTAATTATCAGCTGGAAGAGATGAACTCAGAGAATATCGCGGCAGACACATTTGTTCCGTCCCAGGGGTCAGAAACTTTCCTTCTAATCGGATCTCATGAACATAATGCGGATACCATGATTCTCCTGCACTGCGATAGCGAGAATTCTCAGATTAAAATGCTGAGCATTCCCAGGGATCTTTATTTTAACGGTCGGAAAATCAACTCGATCTACAGGCAGTATGGTCCTCAGCGGCTTACTTCAGAACTTTCTGATCTGACTGGACTGAGTATAACAAAATATATCGCCATCGATATGTATGCTTTTATCGATGTCGTCAACATTCTCGGGGGGATAGATGTCAGTCTGGATGAAGCTCTGGTCGATCCCACGTATAAAGTCATGGAAAATGGACGCTGGTCTACACTATACTATTCCGCCGGGACACACCACCTGGATGGCATCGCGGCTCTTCGAATTGCCCGTTCCCGTCATACCTCCTCTGATTTTGAGAGGGCTGTAAGGCAGCAGAAGGTCATTGCAGCTCTTAAGGATATAGCCGGAAATATGAGTATTACCGATATGAATACAATCTATGATTTGATCAGAACCACGGGGAAATACGTACAGTCAAATCTGAGTTCTGCCGATATGGTTAAGTACTTCCTGTCCTATAAAGATTATAAAATTACGGGTCAGCATGTCATGAATACAGATAATATACTGTATGCTAGTTATACCAATCTTTTTAGACTGACGGCGGAAGAGCAGGCGACGGCTCTTGAGGATGCATCTTTCTATAAAGGTGGTTGGATTGTTCTACCAAAAGAGAATGATTGGAGTATAATAAAAGCATATATTCGATCAGTTCTAACTTCATCCTAA